A DNA window from Gigantopelta aegis isolate Gae_Host chromosome 4, Gae_host_genome, whole genome shotgun sequence contains the following coding sequences:
- the LOC121372223 gene encoding enoyl-[acyl-carrier-protein] reductase, mitochondrial-like — protein sequence MAASRHLHLTRISTTLFRNISVIRSNCKSVTCRNYHRTVTKSTEITYRKYGDPRQVLESNTVDVSNSVQPNEVLVKMLMAPVNPSDINMVEGTYFIRPSLPAFVGNEGVGEVVNKGSDVSALEIGDRVIPRDSGFGTWRSYAVSRVSDLMKIAKDIQPLAGATISVNPCSAYRMLKDYVTLQPGDYIIQNGANSSVGQCVIQLARQWGIKTINIVRNRTEIEDLKTYLKSIGADHVITEEFCRTPEMKPLLKSLRNAPKLALNCVGGKSSTELLRCLAPGGTMVTYGGMSKQPVIIPTGTLIFKEIRLVGYWNTQWNKNNVDNAERNNMFLDLCDLIRSNKLLPPKCQFVPISQFQKAVTTAMEGFKSEKQILVMDESLL from the coding sequence ACGTTCCAATTGTAAGAGTGTCACTTGTCGCAATTATCACAGAACAGTAACCAAGTCTACTGAAATCACGTATAGAAAATATGGCGACCCAAGGCAAGTTCTAGAATCAAACACGGTTGATGTTTCCAACTCGGTTCAGCCGAACGAGGTTCTTGTTAAAATGTTGATGGCACCTGTTAATCCATCAGACATTAACATGGTAGAAGGAACTTACTTTATCCGTCCTTCATTACCAGCTTTTGTCGGAAATGAAGGAGTTGGGGAGGTTGTCAACAAAGGGTCAGATGTTTCTGCCCTTGAAATAGGCGACAGAGTAATTCCACGTGACAGTGGTTTTGGAACGTGGAGAAGTTACGCTGTGTCCAGAGTGTCGGATCTGATGAAGATAGCAAAGGACATTCAACCACTTGCGGGAGCAACAATTTCCGTGAATCCTTGTTCAGCTTACAGGATGCTAAAGGACTATGTTACTCTGCAGCCTGGGGATTATATCATTCAAAATGGCGCAAACAGCTCTGTTGGACAATGTGTTATTCAGCTTGCTAGGCAGTGGggcattaaaacaataaatatagtaaGGAACAGAACAGAAATCGAAGATCTGAAAACTTATTTGAAAAGTATTGGAGCAGATCATGTCATAACAGAAGAATTTTGCAGAACTCCAGAAATGAAACCGCTGCTAAAATCGTTGCGAAATGCCCCTAAATTGGCGCTTAACTGTGTTGGTGGGAAAAGTTCTACAGAGCTGTTAAGATGTTTGGCACCTGGTGGAACCATGGTTACATATGGTGGAATGTCAAAACAACCAGTCATTATACCAACCGgaactttaatatttaaagaaatacgTTTAGTTGGTTACTGGAACACGCAGtggaataaaaacaatgtagaCAATGCAGAAAGAAACAACATGTTTCTAGATTTGTGTGATCTGATTCGTTCAAACAAGTTGCTCCCACCCAAGTGTCAGTTTGTTCCAATTTCACAATTTCAGAAAGCTGTGACTACAGCCATGGAAGGTTTCAAAAGTGAAAAGCAGATCCTTGTGATGGACGAATCTTTACTGTGA